Part of the Melitaea cinxia chromosome 6, ilMelCinx1.1, whole genome shotgun sequence genome is shown below.
ataaattttaaaacacggaaaatgtatgtacgattttatttttgtgttacccacacattaggaatccTAAACATTTTCGAATatcacggttcgcttaaaccgaaaataaaaatcatcatatcaaaaatttcgatctagcgggtacatcgttccatagcttaattggctagagcgccgacatggtcagtcggagacgccgGTTCGATCACCGCTGGagcagtcaatttttgatatgatattcaaaaatgtttagaattcctattgtgtgggtaacacaaaaataaaatcgtacatattaaaaatagcatggtgtcgtctcctgtcaaagattttcattgtaatatgaaacttcgaatagttacgggtctctgtaaagaactcactatagacggcgccacggttctcttaaaccgaaaattaaaatcatcatatcagaaatttcgatctagcgggcacatcgttccatagcttaattggctagagcgccgacacggtcagtcggagacgcaggttcgatccccgctggagcggtcaatttttgatataatattcaaaaatgtttagcacGGAAAATGTAGTTTAGTTCCTAATATTTACGTCATTACTGAAACACCAAATATCATATCTGATATAAACGTAGCATTTTGTAATTAGTTAGATTCGTAGggctaattaatataatataataaatcaccTATTACAGCATATTCTCTCTTCTCGCGATCCGGTTAAACTCTCTCGCGGTAAAAGGCAAGTAAGTCAGTAAAAATGCCTTTATGTTAGTTTTACATAAtctgcattatttttttataatggatTTATGTGTACATTggtaaaactataatataaacgAAACTTGGTAAATgaccattaaaatttttatattgaaatgctAATAATATAAAGCATATAAGCTAAGGAATAATCCAACTCTACCTTGCATTTCttggtaataaaaattttaaagaactCACTTTTGACTTATCCTCTCTCAGAACCACATAAATTATTGTAGAAGATTGTAAACATTGGTATGCGGTGACGACTTCATTAATTTTCTTGTACGTAGCATGTGTGACTTTCCTATGGAGTGGCGTAGtccttataaattaaaactccttaaataaagaaaaaaacctAGTGTTTTATGATAGCCGGAAATCGAAATAAACcgttttttacccttaaacCCTCTTTACTACTTCTCGACCTTAGATCgcccgtaatttttttttcctttcattttcgttgtattctctatcttttacaatgggtttcatcctactataatttttgtTGGTTTAAAAAGCTAAAAGCAGTGGTCTATATGTGctaatcttattatatatattaatactttgatattgtatataatatgattaGCACATatagaccagtgcttttagctTACGGTAAGGGTAAAAATCTCACAAttctccacataaattatatatatatatatatatatatatatatatatatatatatatatatatatatatatatatatatatatatatatatcattttatagataattgcttgctctaccggcatccacaactaaaacatttataattaaatttagattcCTAGAGGGGAGAACCCTGTTATTCTGAGATACAGTTTTGTCTTACTAGTTCAGATAACAGGTGCACTTTAATTGTCAATACATTTATTGATATCACCTTAATTGTAAAAGTGTGAATTGTACCTTTATTTGTTAcgaataaaacactttttttttacttttgtttttgttaatttttttttatgtcactaggtcggcaaacaagcgtacggctcacctgatgggaagcgattaccgtagcttatagacatctgcaacaccagaagcatcgcaagcgcgttgccgacccaatccccaatcccccaggagctctggtcaccttgctcaccaacaggaatacaatactgcttgaaaacagtattattttgctgtgatcttctgtaaggtcgaggtactaccccagtcgggctgctccatattttgagcaggaaattcctgctgtgccctacctcagttaattaattaatttaatattttaattaattcttatatatataagaattaattaaaatattaaatatataactatatatatttataactatatatatatatatatatatatatatatatatgtatatatatactagatcgttcaataagttccgagactaacctggaaatggcgcatatattaaaaactcttttgatttttaaaaagtactggctatgaatacaagaatatgtgtcaaatttttaaaaatggaacaataaaattattgattttgaaacatttaagtgacgctacggttgtaatttcgatacaatggaaaaaaacgagtttcgcgtgttgataaaacattgttttttaatgggaaaaaataccgttgaagcacagcaatggcttataaaatgttatgcaggatcagctccctctaaagcaaccatttgtcggtggtatgccgacttcaaacgctgtcgcatggacaccaatgatggggaacgctcaggtcgtccaaatgaagcagtgactcaacaaaatattaaccaagtcctcaaaatcgtattggaagatcggaaagtaaaagtgcgagagatagccgaaatagtgaagatttcagctggtagtgttttcactattttacataaaaatttggccatgaaaaagctttttctaagtgggtgccgcgtttgcttacaactaatcaaaaggaacaacgtatcaatgattcagagcgatgtttggcgctgatgaatcataataaaaaggattttttacgtcggtatgtaacaatggatgaaacctggatataccatttcactccggaatccaatcggcaggcagcggagtggagagcggctggtgaaagacgcccgaagcgtccaaagactcagaaatcggccggtaaggttatggcgtctatattttgggatgcgcatggaatacttttcatcgactaccttgaaaaggggcaaaatataaatagtgactattacatgtgcttattggagcgattgaagtacgaaattgcggataaacggcctcacatgaacaaaaagaaagtggtgtttcaccaggacaacgcgccttgtcacaagtccgtgagaaagatggccaaaattaacgaattgggcttcgaattgcttcctcatcccccttattcgccagacttggcccccagcgattactggctgtttgcagacctcaaaaaaatgcttcagggtaagaaatttgactcaaatagtgaagttatcgcagcaacggaggcttattttgaagccaaagacaaatcgttctacacacatgggatagaaaagttagaaaagcgttggagggactgtatcgctcttggaggagactatgttgatgaataaaaattaattttataaaaaagacctttttttagtacttagtctcgggacttattgaaccacgtgttatataTATAGCAATGCTGCCTTAGACAAAGAAAAGTTTCTTTGTCTAAGAATGCTGCCATCTGATGTAAAGCCATCagattttgaaacaacgtcaacatcaTTGACGCtcggtaatttttttgtgcAATTTGAAATCAagtcacgtataaatactttttttgtaattttgtaaagtgataattattatacttatttagtgcgaattattcacacgggtatagctagtttgACTTATTATTAGAGTTTTAATTTGTCCCCGACCCAAATATTATGCGTTACTccatgatatattttaaatagttataataagtaGCCTAATAAATCAAATGAgtggtaataataatatttacctcAAAAAGTGACTCTagaattcttttattttttctgtagTTTCATTTTCGCAAAACTTTAAGCtcagtagttttaaaaataagaactaCCTATCCCACCCTACCCTACCTAGCCCACTAAGTAttcttgaaaaataattatttctaaattcTTATGTTTCATCATATTACTTATACATAgtacaatatctttttttagtttgtttccCGAAAGTGACTAgcatagttataattatttttttgtttattttataggtcAGGCATGTGGATCATAGCATTCTATGCCTGTtccaaatttcaattaaatatgttttgtaGATTCAAAGTCAGTAGGCTGTGATAAATAGGAACAAAGAAAAACAACCAGTCTTACAGTATAAGATACGAATTAggataatttactatttttggtAATCCTTAAAACTATCAAAACAACATTacatttaatcaaaaaatttcaCGCATTTAatcatactttattttaatactagaccTCACTTACAAGTatgatatgtatgtatagattaatCAATCGGTATTAGCGACAGCTTAATAGAACTTAACCTTCTTAGTAACATGTAAGTGATACGACTCATAATGTTTCAACACGAACTACACACTTTAGACATACATgggtataactttttataagtAATCCGCGAAGTCTTTGATCTTAATTCCCGCTTTATTGAGTGTCATTGAGTTAATTACCTACATTACGagttattgttgttttaaagAGAATGAAAGCAGATGACCTTAAGAATAATATCAATATTCTTAACGACGACATTatacttttacaatttaatcTTACATATTTTGTAGTAGGTACTGTTTacttattccaaaaaaaaatattaaacaaacatCTCCTTGTTTTAGCCACGGTAACATTAATATTCAACTTTTATGAATCACAGCACGGTGTTGTCTAAGTTATGACTAGGTATGGAAGGCTATTACATAATTACGgcatattactatatttattacgtTTGTAAATATAGCTTTGACCAAAATGGAATCGATACGACACGTAACTATTGCttatattgtttacaaaaatgtaaatatagttTGACTACAACTtcactaattatatttatacataacacATAAAAAGTATCCTTATACTTAGAATTTACTCAAAATTAGGGTGTGTAGGGACCAAACAGACCTCAAATTCGGATTTAGCACTGTGTGTGACTGTTCAAAGGTACGAAGCACTTCTTTTCTTGTAGTCCAGTGTTATTAAAACAACTGCTTaagctaatattttaattattaaagtgtacaaagtttgttaaaaaaaaatggtagcgCCATGTTTATTTTCATGCTGTTTTATAGATTTGATAAAACCGAGGTCATTTcttatacaaaaagaaaataataatcgaagcttaatccacatcaagctccgatccttctcctatatggagaaagaaaTTCTTTCCTAGCTGTGGGGTGCAACACTCCTAAGCATTCCTACCGCTAACCTAacgttaaaaaagaaattataacaagtaattttaaattatttatttatttattttatttatttactagctggtcctcgtggaatttaataaaaaagttgctgttcagttcacagagttataaaataaatacacttctaaaataaaagtagcctttgttactccttactacatcatcaatctgccagtgaaagtcccatcataattggtccagccgtttcggacattagccggaacaaacagacagacagacaaaaattaaaaaaatgtttttttggtatatgtcccgtgtatacatccatatgcatttagtaaaaagtggctattttaatattacaaagagacactccaattttatttatttgtatagatttgggATCACCAGTGATTGTAACACTAATGTCACAATAAAGTAAACTTAATAAATACGATACAGCTAAGTGTTACAATTTCTTAGGGTGAAAccaaatgcaaaaaaaaagcgttacattccaaaaaaaacgtatttaaaatctataaaaatcaaCAGTCATCAATTATACATAAGAACTACTTCTTATAGCGATCATCATTTTTATCGaataaggtaaataaataagtaaaagtaaaaggATGTAGAAAAAACGTTTCTATTAGTCATTAAATTGGACTGTATGAGTAAGCCTTACTCAGAAAACAATTTAGGCAaattgcttaaaattattttgtgagtTATAAGTGAAGATATAACACAAAGTTGCGACTTCATTAGTACTACACTATTTACAGATGATTTGTATTTTAACTCTATTAAATTATCTGAATGCAGGCTTAcgttttaagaaaaaatgttCATGTTGTGTTTCTTAAAAGGAAAGTTAACATACACatgaataaacattattttattagtatagataataattgttcctgtttttaatttgattaattacCAACCGAGTTTTAATAAAGTTATCTAatccataaaaaaatagtttataactGAAAATTGATTTTTACAAATCCagaataaatatctacatatttCAAATAGATTAacgcttaaatatttttattacttttttataatgagTATGAAGAGGCATAGTtaacactttttatatatacaacgtagatagacgaaaaattagtcaagtacgcattatcaaagattactccaaaatttgtaatcagatctcgatgatatttaaatgtgaccacatgataaacatcggctttcgattaaattaaaaatctccaaaatcggtagacccagtaaaaagttatgcggattttcgagtttccctcgatttttctgagattccatcatcagatcctggccttatcatggtaccgcaCCAggcatatctcctttccaacaaaaaaagaattatcaaaatcggttcataaacgacaaagttatccacgaacatacataaaaaatatatacagggtgtcccaggaAAGACTGTCAAGCGGAAGTCCAGAGCTAGAACATCCCTTGGGGATTCcaaatcacccctatgtatatgatccgattttttatagtttaggagatatgattttttttctaatttttcaatgtttttcgaCCTTAGCGCTATTTTTGATCATAACTTCgtaaataattgagataaatgcctgatttttttttaataatttagctaAACCTTGGGTCCTAactaatacatacacaaataaaccCTAAAAGTAAAATCATGCGCTTAAACATAATAGaagtacttaaaaaaaggaaagtacaaaaaaaacataacttcgaagattaaaaaaaaaaataatagcaacaaaataatttatttaaaagaatcttAAAAACTTCCTTAGTTTATCTAGTTTCTAccataaaaaattcagtaagTTAACTTTATAGCATCACTCCCAAATTTTGGTTTAAATACGACAAGTCTGATATTTGAaaacttaagtttaaaaaattgtaataaattcggTCGTGTTTACTGGGAGTATGGCTTTGAAAACAGATTAAAAAACAATAGTTAAACGGTATGATAGCCGCGCCACTTGTTTGGAAAGTGACAAATAGAGTCAATGAACTAATGTTAGAGTAAGATAGGGGCAATCCGTGACTAGTGGTGTGGTGGGAACTAAATACGTCACGCTGCTCTGCTAGTCGTCTGCTTACCCTTGTGCTTACAGTACGATAGCGACTCCTCTTCTCTGATAGTTACACATTAAAGCTATAATAATTGGCTTTCACACCGGACTTTGATTGCATTTCGATTTGGACTCGTATTATTGGAACTCTCGACGAATTGGCTTTCCCTAAGGACTTTGAGTGCAAACTTATCTATTGGTTGTAAGTGAAAACTGGTGTTTACTTCATCATGACAAGACGTTGTAATGCCCATTTTACAAGTGAGAACTATGAACACATGCACTACTTTTACGGGTACGCAAGAGGGAATGCTGCGGAAGCTGCGGGGTTGTTTCAGGAACAAGTAGAACGAAGAGGTGATCGTGCATCTGAAAGATGGCCTAATCATCGGACTATCTTGCAAGTTCGCGATGCCTATCGAGAAGGCAGAGTACCAGGAACAATCACAGGGCATCTGCCACTAATAAGAGACTCAGAATTGGTAGAAGAAGTTATTGAAGAAATAGAAAGAGAGCCCAGTGTAAGCGTCAGAACCATTGAACTCCGCACTCCATAACAAAATCTGTAACACACCGCATACTTCAGAGTGAGGGCTATCACCCATATCACATTCAAAGAGTCCAACAATTGAAATCGGAAGATTACCCCGACGGGTTAGATTTTGCCAAGAAATGTTGCGGCGTCAAGCAgtcaatgaaaacttttttaaaactattttatggaCTGGCGAATCACATTTTAAGCGAACTGGGATTTTCAACATTCACAATTACCATTCCTGGGCTGTCGATAATCCtcataatatgtacgattttatttttgtgttacccacacattaggaattctaaacatttttgaatatcatatcaaaaattgaccgctccagcggggttcgaatccgcgtctccgactgaccgtgtcggcgctctagccaattaagctatggaacgatgtacccgctagagcgaaatttttgatatgatgatttttattttcggtttaagcaatccgtggcgccgtctatagtgagttctttacagagacccgtaactattaaaaaaaattttctgTCAAagagtttcatattacaatgaaaatatttgacaggagacgacaccatgctatttttaatatgtacgattttatttttgtgttacccacacattagggattctaaacatttttgaatatttgtcaCTTTTCGAACAACTGGCCCGGCTATCATACCGTTTAACTATTGCTTAGAATACAAAAGATTCAGATATGAAgtgttttttatctgttttcaaAGCCATACTCCCAGTAAACACGAccgaatttattacaattttttaaacttaagtttTCAAATATCAGACTTGTCGTATTTAAACCAAAATTTGGGGATGATGCCATAAAGTtaacttattgaattttttatggTAGAAACTAGATAAACTAAGGAAGTTTTTaagattcttttaaataaattattttgttgctattattttttttttaatcttcgaagttatgtttttttttgcactttcctttttttaagtacttCTATTATGTTTAAGCGCATGATTTTACTTTTAGggtttatttgtgtatgtattagtTAGGACCCAAGGTTtagctaaattattaaaaaaaaatcaggcatttatctcaattatttacGAAGTTATGATCAAAAATAGCGCTAAGGtcgaaaaacattgaaaaattagaaaaaaaatcatatctcctaaactataaaaaatcggatcatatacataggggtgatttgGAATCCCCAAGGGATGTTCTAGCTCTGGACTTCCGCTTGACAGTCTTtcctgggacaccctgtatatatatacggtcgaattgagtaacctcctccttttttgaagtcggttaatgagGCTATATAATCTAGATATTcgactttttttgtaatttgttttgtcaAATTGATGCcgtctgcataactttttaaacCTGTAACGCTTTCTTGTTAGTAAAGTAAATCAATATACATCTAGCcggatatatatattaatataactaggtcggcaaagaagcgtacctacggctcacctaatggtaagcgattaccgtagcttatagacgcctgcaataccagaagcatcgcaagcgcattggcgacctaatccccaatccccaatcacctcaggagctctggtcaccttactcaccaacaggaacacaatactgcttgaaagcagtattatttagctgtggtcttctgtaagtcgaagtactaccccagtcgggctgctccgtattttgagcaggaaattcctgctgtgccctacctcagttgggcACATATAAGATGTCTCAATTCATAATTCTTGCATAGGTCTTACGACTTCTTCTTATATAAACCTTTGTGATTTACTATCGTTACGTTATTCTATTTGGATACATTCAGTCACTTAGACTAATTTAGGAAATTGACTTTTCTTGATTCCGAACTCAACATAGACAAACCGTAacaagcataaaaaaatatttccttatTTTGAAATACCacttaaatatgatttaataagagcctaaaaaatagttaaatttgaattttcctatttataattattttacatattcattaaaataaattaactgagTGAAGTAAATCTGCATCGAAGCATATATCCTATGAGCCACGCCCACGTTGCCGACGGCGAATGTGAAAAAGTGTGACCTGTTCTTACACATATGACTTTACTATATAAGACTTTGCGGGTCCATTTTGCTCTCATTTCGAATTACGCTTTGCTAAACACAATTAGTTCTTAAATTGTGCTAACACGTGATATGTTAAGTGTTTTTTATCAAAAGTGATTTTTCCTTTACATTACAAAATGTATTCGGTaagtttttatacaattagtatataaaatagtaattatacgTTTATATTATTGATACAATAACgtatgaattattaaattaatttgtgcagACTTTATATTCTTTAACTGTGttagtctatttttatataatactagcttttacccgcggcttcgttcgcattgagttttttaaataaaaagtatcaatgttatttctaatacctccaagaatatgtgtacaatgTACCATGATgattggttaagtagttttcgcgagaaagcgtaacaaacaaacttaaattcacatttataatattatattaagcatctgtataaataaaaaagaaattgtaatttatatagcCTAATTTATTCTAATCAGTGTTGAGCGCTATCAGTAGTCCAAATAATCTTCGGATATCTTCAAGGTATGCTGTTTTTGGTAggtttactaaataataatagaaataatattggGTTGCGTAACCAATTATTCGTCGATCCATCTCGGTTTTTCAGTTTTGGAGTCGTCTTGTAGATTGAaacttgtaaatttttaaagttaacaaagttcaatacaattttttttttcactttttccaatatatatatatatatatatatatatatattgttattttcggGATTTGTTTGCAAACTATTTCAAAATATGTACCTAGTGTTAAAGTAATACTGTACTGTGATACTGTGATACTCAACGCTACATGTGATaatcttacatataaataaatcatagaAAATTATGTAAACACGTAATAAATAACGAACTGacatatcaattttaaattatttttacctttCAGATAATACTGTTAGTATTCGCTTGCATTTCGAATGCACTTGCTTATCACGATCCTGATCTAAACTACCACTTAAGCAAACTACAGAACGTACAAGATTGTGGCGATAGCGGCTATTCATACCCAGCACCGACAGTACAACTGTCGTTAACAAATGTTCAAGCTGCAGCTCCAGCGTTCGTACAATCATCCTCTTTATCGTcatcaaataaatacaataatgcAAAGGAATATTTACAGTCAATTCTATATCAATCTTCTGCTCCTAAAGTATTGTATCAAGCCCAACCAACAGTTTCATACCAAGCTCCAGTAGCAATTCAACACTCTGCTGCCTTAGATGCAGAATACTCAACTCAAAGGGAAGAACATGGATATGCAACTTCTGCAGGATTATCTTCTGCTGCAGTAAGAACAGTTATACCACAAACAACATACAATCAAGCACCAATAATTGCAAAGGTGACTGCAGCACctttacaaacaaaatttactCTGGCACCGGCGAAGACCACATATGTGTCTCAAAACCAGTTGGCACATCAATCATTATATTCAAGTGGATCCTTAGCGAAGCAATCTCTGACCTCCTACACACACGCTCCAGTACCAGTTGTTTCTCAAGTTTATGCTGCTCCAAGGGCTAGTTACACAGCAGCGACATCTTTAAAGACTCAACCACAGTCCTATGCTCCAGTTTTTACTGCTATCAACCAATATAACAGTAATAATGTTGCAGCAGTTCAACAAACCTATAAGGCACCTACTATTTCTCAGTATGCCACTTCTTCTGTATCCCACGTTAGTGCTCCAGTTATAACTCAATATGCATCACCGACTTATACAAAATATGCTGCACCTGCTTTGCAACAGTACTCCGCACCGTCCTATCAATACTCAACATCATCTGGAGCTCAATATTCTCAGCCAATAATAAATGCGCAGTATACAGCGCACTACTCTGCGCCTACAGTTGCACAATTCGCTGGTCCGGCACATCAATCACACGCCATTCAATATTCAGAACCTGTTTACGCACAGCAGTCGATAGCACACGTCGCAGCACCAGCAATTTCTGCAGGAGCACAATACAACACCGCTAAGAACATCCATAAAGAATTTGTAGAAAATTATGtaagtactattttttttaagtattattccgTTTCCGGTTGGGTAGAAAACAGTATAAAAATCATGAATTTgtttatactaaaattaaacatgTTTTTGTTAGGCCCTATGGGGGAACCCCACGTGTCACATCAACTACCGCAACTATGAGCGTAATTTTAAGCCATCCGTCACTGACAATCAATATGTACCTAGTATCTTGTATATTGTGTCTAtgtatttgactagcccgttggcttggtttgtagtgaccctgctttctgctccaagggatgtgggttcgattctcaccccgagtctgggtgtaatataaatatttatttatatatgtattattcataagtatgtttatcaaaaaaaatatatatgtaagctataccagtcggctgttacctataacacaagcattaatttgcttactttaggaacagacgaccgtgtgtgtattgtgtagatatttatttatttatttgttatctaCCTCTATACTTGTAGTAACGAATTTCATAACA
Proteins encoded:
- the LOC123654534 gene encoding paternally-expressed gene 3 protein-like, whose amino-acid sequence is MTRRCNAHFTSENYEHMHYFYGYARGNAAEAAGLFQEQVERRGDRASERWPNHRTILQVRDAYREGRVPGTITGHLPLIRDSELVEEVIEEIEREPSIILLVFACISNALAYHDPDLNYHLSKLQNVQDCGDSGYSYPAPTVQLSLTNVQAAAPAFVQSSSLSSSNKYNNAKEYLQSILYQSSAPKVLYQAQPTVSYQAPVAIQHSAALDAEYSTQREEHGYATSAGLSSAAVRTVIPQTTYNQAPIIAKVTAAPLQTKFTLAPAKTTYVSQNQLAHQSLYSSGSLAKQSLTSYTHAPVPVVSQVYAAPRASYTAATSLKTQPQSYAPVFTAINQYNSNNVAAVQQTYKAPTISQYATSSVSHVSAPVITQYASPTYTKYAAPALQQYSAPSYQYSTSSGAQYSQPIINAQYTAHYSAPTVAQFAGPAHQSHAIQYSEPVYAQQSIAHVAAPAISAGAQYNTAKNIHKEFVENYDAHPRYAFEYNVNDPHTGDIKQQKEQRDGDVVKGQYSLVEPDGSVRTVDYVADWETGFHANVHNSKDNKH